Part of the Dehalococcoidales bacterium genome is shown below.
GCACCGCAGAGTCTGTTCAGCCGGACGGCAGCCTGCTGCTACGCCTTCCGGATGGCACACCAAAACGGATACTGGCCGGAGATGTCACTCTCCGTGAGCAGAGACAGCAGGAGTAGTACTTGGTGACAGAAATACCAGCTAGCAGGTTGCTGAAAAAGGGGAGTTCAGAGGGAGCGCCCCTCAGAAGGGGTGTAGCCCCTTTTACACTCCGCTTGTAGTCGCTTTCCCAGACTCTTGCCGGAACAGCGCGCTAGTCTATAAGGTGTAAATGAACCCTGCCTGAAATTGTCCTTCACACCGTTTTGGGGTGTCAAAGAGGGGTGCAACCCCTCTTGAGGGGGATTTCAAGGGGGTGTCCCCCTTGATTCGTCTTCCACTCAATAGAACCTTCACACTAGTATACGCCCTATCCCGTGTGGCCCAGGCGGGATGGCCGAAAGGGTTCTTCAGTGCCCTGCTAGAGCCAGAACTCCGAGCGGAGTGAGGAAACACAGAATCTGACTGTTGCGCGGATTTGTGGGACTAGGTAGTATCCCACCGAACGTATCGTACAGGCTATGCCTGCTGCTACGTCTTCCGGATGGCACATTAAAGCGGATACTGGCCGGCGATGTCACTCTCCGGCAGCAGAAACAGCAGGAGTAACCTGCCGAACGTATCGTACAGGCTACTCCCTGATTCTCTACAGGATGCCTACCGTGGGTTACTTACTGTCACTCTCACCGGACTTATTACCGCTGCCCCTTTCCATGAACATCTTGATGAGGTCCATCGGCAGTGGGAAGATGACGGTACTGTTCTTCTCGGTGGCGATTTCGGTGAGCGTCTGGAGATAGCGCAACTGCAGTGTGACCGGTTCGCGGGCAATGATAGCACCGGCCTGGGCCAGCTTCTCCGAGGCCTGGAACTCGCCTTCGGCATGGATAATCTTGGCACGACGCTCTCTCTCCGCCTCGGCCTGGGCGGCCATCATCCGCCTCATCTGCTCGGGGAGCTCAACTTCCTTAATCTCAACCGTGGCAACCTTGATGCCCCAGGGGTCGGTATGCTCGTCGATTATCTTCTGTAGCATCAGGTTCAGCTTCTCCCGCTGTGTCAGCAGTTCGTCGAGTTCGGACTGTCCGAGCACGTTCCGCAGGGTCGTCTGCGCTATCTGAGATGTAGCCCGGATGTAGTCATTCACATTCACAACCGAATCCTCAGGGTTAACCACCCGAAAGTAGATTACGGCATTCACGCGAACGGTAATGTTGTCCTTGGTTATGACCTCCTGCGGGGTGACGTCCATGGTTACCACCCGGAGGTCCCTTTTTGTCATCTGGTCGACGAAGGGAATAATC
Proteins encoded:
- a CDS encoding slipin family protein is translated as MSTPIIIGIIALIIVVLIPSTVKILKEYERGVIFRLGRLLGTKGPGFFLIIPFVDQMTKRDLRVVTMDVTPQEVITKDNITVRVNAVIYFRVVNPEDSVVNVNDYIRATSQIAQTTLRNVLGQSELDELLTQREKLNLMLQKIIDEHTDPWGIKVATVEIKEVELPEQMRRMMAAQAEAERERRAKIIHAEGEFQASEKLAQAGAIIAREPVTLQLRYLQTLTEIATEKNSTVIFPLPMDLIKMFMERGSGNKSGESDSK